The following nucleotide sequence is from Micromonospora sp. WMMD1120.
ACCACAACCGTCAGATCAACCGGTTCGTCGTACACCGGCCGGACCGGGCCATCGACTTCCGCGACGTGCTCGACCGCGAGAACGTGCAGCGGGCGATCCGCCGGCTGTCCGAGCAGCGCGACGACCGGGGCCTGCGCGACGACCTCGTCGCGGCGCTGCGCGGGGCTACCGGCGGGTGGGTCGCCGAGAAACCGCTGGCGCTGACCGCCCGAGTACGGGAACCGGGCTTCTGGGAAAGCCTGCTCTTCGTCGACGATGTGCGTGGAGTGCAGGTCGGCGATCACGGGACGCAACGCAACACGTTCCGCTACACGGTGATGGACGAGCCGCGGGCCGCCGCGTTGCTGCGCGAGAGCCCCGGCCTGGCCCGCGCGCTGGCGGACTGTCTCTGCCCGCGAGACGGCCGCGGCGACGTGAACGCGGTGACCCGGACGCTCGACACCCATCTGCGCTCGCTGCCCGTCGAGGTCGACCGCCACCGGGGCGTGGCTGTCGGCACCCCGGGGCGGGGCGAGCATCTGCGGATCATCCGCACGGACGGGGTGACGGTCGGGGTTGGCAACGCGATTCGCAACGACGAGCAGTTCGAGTTCGCACGGCTCGCGCGGACACGCGCCGAACTCCTCGAGCAGATGCGTCTGACGCGGCCGGAGCGGGAGACAGACCATCCCGGCCGCGGATTCGACTTCTAGCGGTGAACCGTCGACCGACTGACGAGCAGGTCCCGGGTCAGCGGGCTGCGGGCGGGGTGGGCCGGTTCGAGGCTATCTGCCAGCAGGCGTCGCGCGCGTCGGTCAGCTGTTCCGGGGTGATGCCCTCAAGGGTTCTGGCGAGTTGACCGGCTCGTTGGCGCATCGCTGTGGTGACCTGGTGGGTGCCGGCCCAGGTGAGGCGCGGGTCGGCCATGGCGGTGCGTAGGCTCTGTAGCAGCGGGTCCAGCATGATCGCGGCGGTCTGTAGCGCGTGGAGCGTTTCGGTTTCGAGGATCTGCTCGGGTTGCAGCGTCGGTGCGGCCGCGTGTCGCACGTCGACAGCGTAGAGATGGCCGGCGTCGTCGTGGGCCAGGGAAAGGCGTGGCAGGCGCGCCATCCGGTGGTATGTCCAGTTGGAGATCGTCGTCAGGCAGGCGTGGCGGACCACCGCCATCTGATCGGGGCTCAGCCCACGCAGCAGCGGTGCGAGCTGGCGATGCTGCCAGCGCAGAAAGTTCCGTTCATGGTGGCACCGCGGCGGCAGGGCAGCGGCCGCCGCGTTCACGGCGAGCGACGCCGCACTGATCGCGAGCAGCGTTTCGCAGCCAACGGTGTGGTCGAGCCCGGCGAAGCCCGGTGCCCGCTCGCGTACCCCGGCCGGGTCCAGGTCGGCGGCAGACGTCGGTGCCGGGGTCTCCTTGGGAAGCGGGGGCGGCGTGTCGGTAGCGGTTCGCCAGACGACGCTGACGTACCAGTTCGATGGGGCCTGACCCGGTCTACGCATCTCGTGGTAAAGCGAGACGCTGCCACTGTCCCTCCCCCGTCCCAGCGAGTACCTGACCATGCAGGTCGCGTCGACGTATTCAGCCACCTCGGCCGCGGCGACGCTGCCGAGCGCACACCCAAAGGTCCGCAGTTGCTGTGGGTACTCGACGAACGGCCGGCCTGGACGCCGCCACGCGGCGTGTTCCCAGGTGCCGTCGCGGGCCCGCTGAGCGAGGACGAGCGTGGCTTCCCGCGGTGCGGGGAAGCCGGCGGGGAAACGTGGAGGCAGCCCCGCGTCCAGTTCGGTCAGGCCCGTCGCGGCGCCGTAGAAGATGTCGGCCTGGGCGTCATAGTCGTAGGGCGGCTGTGGTGGCCTCCTCGGCTCGAGTCGGCCGTCGATGTCGGCCGCGTCGAGCTCACCGAGGACGATCCGGACGACGTGCTCGGCGTACTGACCTTCGTCCTTGAGATCCAGCCGAAAGACCGGAACATCGTCCTCCACGAGCACCGAGCACCAACTCGGCAGCGGGTCCTCCGGGACGTCCGGATGCGGTATCCGGCCAACCCTCCGAACCGCGCGCCGCAGCGCCGCGACGCCAGCGGTCTGGTCTGTGGTGTCGTATAAGGCGAGGGCCACCTGGGAGCAGTGGTCAGCAACGTAGGCGACCAGGTCCGCCTCGTCATAACGCAGCATCGAGCGATGTTCTCACGCCCACCGCGGTGCGGTGTCGCCGTCGAAAACATCTCGACTGGACCGGCGGGATCGACCACGATGCCAGCGTGGATCGCGAGCGCCTGGTGAGGTTGAGCAAACGGATGTCGAAGGCCCTCCGGCACGATCCCGACCGGGCCGGCCTGGTGCTCGACCCGGCCGGTTGGACTCCGGTCGACGCCCTGCTCGCCGCCCTCCGCATCGAGCGGGCCGAGCTGGACGCGGTCGTCGCCGGCAACGACAAGCAGCGGTTCGCTGTCGAGCGTGGCGCCGACGGGGTGCTGCGGATCCGGGCCAACCAGGGCCACTCCGTCCCGGTGGACCTCGGGCTGCCCCCGGCGACCCCGCCGGACCGGCTCTATCACGGCACCGGTGCCGGCGCGCTGGAGTCGATCCGGGCCACCGGCCTGCACCGCGGCGGCCGGCACCACGTCCATCTCTCCGCCGACTCCGAAACCGCCCATTGGGTCGGCGCTCGACGGGCCGGTCGGGTGGTGATCCTCACCGTCGACGCGGCGACGATGGCCGCCGACGGGCACGTGTTCCACCGCAGCGCCAACGGCGTCTGGCTCACCGACGCGGTCCCGGCCCGCTACCTGCTCGACTGAGCTGGCCGCTGTTCCTGGCGGTCGCACGCGGCACCGGACCAGCCTCTACGGCAAAATGATCGCATGCCAGGCCTTCGCATCGCGCTCGCCAATGTCGAGATCCCGACGAGCCCGGAGGACTCGGTGACGCGGGCCGAGCACGCGGTGCGGGCCGCCGCCGAGGCGGGCGCTCGCATCGTGTGCTTCCCGGAGGCGTACGTGCCGGGGTACCCCTGGCCGCCGCGCACGCGTAAGCCGGTGACCGCCGAGTTCCTGGCGGCCGCGCACGAGCGCATCGCCAGGGTCGCGGGCGAGAGCCGGATCCACGTGGTGCTCGGCACCGAGCGGTACGTGTCGGACAAGCCGCGGCTGACCGCGCTCGTGCTGGGACCGGATGGCGACGTGGTGGGGCACCAGGACAAGGTGCAGCTTGATCCGGACGAGGACGCCACCTACGAGCCGGGCGCCGGGCGGCGGGTGTTCGACGTCGACGGCGTCCGCTTCGGCATCACGATCTGCCACGAAGGCTTCCGCTACCCGGAGACCGTGCGCTGGGCGGTACGCAACGGAGCGCAGCTGGTGTTCCACCCGCACTACAACGAAGCCGAGCCCGGATCGTTCCAGCCCACCGAGTTCGCCGACCCGAGGAACTCCTTCCACGAGAAGGCGTTCCTCTGTCGCGCCGCGGAGAACGCCTGTTACGTCGCCGCCGTCAACTGCGCGAGCCCCGGCTCGCCCACCACCTCCGCCGTCGTAGGACCGGACGGCACGCTGCTCGACTTCCAGCCGTACGGCACGCCCGGCCTGTTGGTCTGCGACATCGATCCGACCGCGGCCAGCCCACTGCTCGCCCAGCGGCTGCGAACCACTCCTTGACCCGCCACAGCGGGTCGATGGTCCGAAGGAACGAGCGGTGTACGCCGGTACAGTTCACGGCACGCGGGGCAGCTCGGGCGTGCTAGCCAGTGGTCGCCTCGCGCTGGATCTGCTCGAACTGCGCGGCCATCGCGGCGGCCAGGGTCTGCGCGGCGGACAGCGGTCGAACCATGACCGTCAACTCATCGATCAGACCGCTCTCATCCAGATGCAGGAAGTCACAGCCCTCGACGGCGACGTCACCCATCCGCGCCTCGAACACCAACGCGTGATCGCGACCGCCCTCGCCGCTCAACTCGCGGACGTACCGGAAGTCCTCGAAGACCCGCAGCACACCCCGCACGATCGCAACGGTGATCGCCTTGCCCGGATAGGGCTTGAACGCCACTGGACTGCGGAACACCACGTTGTCGGCCAGGGACGCCTCGATGGCGTCGAGGTCGCCCGCTTCAACCGCCGCACGAAAGTCGGTCACCACCTGAGCGTACGGGCTCTGCCACCGTCGTTCTGCCCGCGAAGGCCATCCGGCGCACGGTGACGGTCATGCCCTGAACGTGCGGCGGTAGGTGTCCGGCGGCACGCCGACCGAGCGTTGGAAGTGGCGACGCAGCGTCGTCGCGGTGCCCATGCCGGCGGCCGCCGCGATCGCGTCCACGCCGTCGTCGGTGTTCTCGAGCAGCTCCTGCGCGCGCCGGATCCGCTGGGTCAGCAGCCACCGCAGCGGGGTGGTGCCGGTGACCGCGTGGAACTGCCGGGTCAGGTGACGGGTGCTCAGGTTCGCCTGCCGGGCCAGGTCCGCCACGGTGAGCGGCTGGTCCAGCCGCCGCATCGCCCACGGCATCAGATCGGCCAGTGGATGGTCGTCCCGGACCGGCACCGGCGTGGTGACGAACTGGGCCTGGCCACCCGCCCGGTGCGGCGGCACCACCAGGCGACGGGCGACGATGTTGGCGACCGCCGACCCATGGTCACGCCGGACCAGGTGCAGGCAGAGGTCCATCGCCGCGGCCTTGCCCGCCGACGTCAGCACCTCGCCGTTGTCGACGTAGAGCACGTCCGGGTCGACCGTCACCCGGGGATGACGCGCGGCCAGTTGCTCGGTGTGCGCCCAGTGCGTGGTCGCCCGCAGGCCGTCCAGCAACCCGGCGGCGGCGAGCACGAAGACCCCGGTGCACAGGGAGACCATCCGGGCGCCCGCCCGGTGGGCCTCGCGTACCGCGGCGACGAGGTCGGCCGGCGGGTCTGCGTCGACGTCGGCGACCGCGGGGACGATCACCGTGCCGGCACGGGCCAGGTCGGCCAGGTCGCCGTCCGGCTCCAGCAGGAAGCGGCCGACGCGCGCCGGCCTCGTGCCGCAGACGCTCACGTCGTACCAGGGGCCGGGGACAGCGTCGGGCGGTGAGCCGAAGACCTCGTAGGCCAGGGCCAGTTCGAAGTGGAGCATCCCGTCGGTGGCGGCGATGGCGACGGAGCGCGGGACGACATCCATGTCGGGAATTGTATGGGGCACGTCGTTCCGGACACTGGTGGCGACCATCCGGCCCGACCAGGATCTCTGGCAGTGGATCACCTCGAGGCATGGAGAGCTGGACATGGCGACGGTCGGGAACATCGCGGTCTACGGCGCGTACGGGCACACCGGGCGGTTCGTGGTGGCCGAGCTGCGCAGGCGCGGGTTGGTCCCGCTGCTGCTCGGCCGGGACCGGGACCGGCTGCTGGCGCTGGCCCAGGACCATCCGGGTGCCGAGGCACGACCGGCGTCGGTCGACGATCCGGCCTCGCTCGACCGGGCCCTCGACGGCGCGGAAGCTGTGATCAACGCCGCCGGGCCGTTCGCCTCGACCGCCGGCCCGGTGGTCGAAGCAGCCCTGCGCGCCAGCATTCCCTACGTCGATGTGGCGGCGGAGATCGAGGCCAACCTCGACACCTTCGCCCATCACGCCGAGCGCGCCCGCGCCGCCGGCCTCTTGGTGGTCCCCGCGATGGCCTTCTTCGGCGGCCTCGGTGACCTGCTGGCCACTGCCGCGATGGGCGACTGGACGGCCGCGGACGAGGTGCATGTCGCGTACGGCCTGACCAGCTGGCACCCCACCGGCGGCACGCTGGCCTCGGGGGCGGTCTCGACCCAGCGGCGCGGTGGCCGCCGCCTCCGCTTCACCGGCGGACGGTTGCGTCACCACGACGACGCGCTGCCCACCCTGGAGTGGCCCTTTCCGGCCCCGCTCGGCCCGCGACCCGTGCTCGGCGAGTTCACCATGGCCGACGTCGTCACCATCCCCAGCCACCTGGCCGTCTCCGAGGTCCGCACCTACATGACCACCCGGGCGGCCGCGGACCTGGGATCTTCCGAACCCACCGCGCCGACCGCCGTCGACGAGTGGGGCCGCTCCGCGCAGACGTTCGTCGTCGACGTCCTCGTCCGGTCCGGCGGCACGGAACGCCGACTCGCCGCCACCGGTCAGGACATCTACGCCGTCAGCGCGCCCCTCGCGGTGGAGGCCGTCGACCGCATCCGCACCGGGCGTGCCCGGACGACAGGTGTCGTCTCCGCGGGCGCGGCCTTCGACGCCGTGGACTTCCTCGGCGCTCTCTCCACGCACCTCACGGTGCACCGTCCGGCGGACGTCTGAAGCCGGTCGCCCATCGACGGGGTAGCGCTCAGACGGGTTGACGTACATCGATTGATTGCGGTTACGATCCTCACGACCATCGTTACTCGCCCCACCTCCACGATCCAGAGTGGGATCGACCAGGTGTGGACCCCGCACCGGTGACGGCCAGCGGCACTCGCAGTTCCGGGACGCCTCGAGCCACCGATCGACCTGCCCACTTCGGCACTTCGGCGATGGAGGAGCAATTCATGCAGCGTTCGGTCGACTGGGAACCCGGCTGCGTCGTCGCTGTCGACCAGACGACACTCCCCCACGAGATGACCGTCCTGCACATGACCAGCATCGACCAGATCATCACGGCGATTCAGCGCCTGGCGATCCGGGGCGCTCCGGCCCTCGGACTGGCAGGTGGACTCGGCGTCGCCCTGTCGGCGCACCTGCGATCCGTCGACGACAATGTCGATCATGCTGCGGTACGGGCGGACGCCGAACTACTCGCGGCCGCCCGACCCACCGCCGTGAACCTGCGGTGGGGTGTTGACCGGGCGCTCGGCCGGCTCGCGGACGGCCCGGATGCCGTCCTGCAAGAGGCCCTCGACATGATCAGCGAGGACGAGCGGACGAACCGCGCCGCAGCGACACGTGCCGCGGCCCTCATCCGTGAGGTGTCCCCGCGGCGGCCACTGCACGTCCTCACCCACTGCAATACCGGCCGATTGGCGACCGGCGGCTGGGGAACGGCCCTGGGCGCGATCCGCGAGCTGGCGGCCGGCCGTGACCTCGGCTCGGTGCTCGCGACCGAGACCCGGCCACTGCTGCAGGGTGCCCGACTCACCGTGTGGGAGCTCGCCGAGGCGGGCATCCCGCACCGGCTGTGTATCGACTCGGCCGCCGCGGCGGCCATGGCCCGTGGCCTGGTCGACTGCGTCATCGTCGGCGCGGACCGCATCGCCGCGAACGGCGACACCGCCAACAAGATCGGCACCTATGCGTTGGCCGTGGCCGCGGCGCGCCACGACATCCCGTTCGTCGTCGTCGCACCGGAGTCGTCGGTCGACGTCACCACGCCACACGGCGATGACATCCTCATCGAGGACCGGCCCGCCGACGAGGTACTGGAGATCTCGGGCGCACAGATCGCGCAGCCCGGGACAGCGGTCTACAACCCCGCGTTTGACGTCACACCGATCGACCTGATCACAGCCATTGTCACCGAGGACCGGATCATCCGGCCCACCCGGACCGGCGACACCCCGCCGATCCGCCACGCAGCCGCCCACCTGGCGCGGGAGGCCCGGGAGCTGTACCTGCGGGGGTGGCTCGAGGGTACGTCCGGCAACCTCTCCACGCGGCTCGACGACGCCACGATCCTCGTCACCACGAGTGGACGCAGCAAGGGACGGCTGACGGAGAGCGACACCGTACCCGTCAGCGTGCGGACCGGGACGCCCGTGCGGGCCGACGGGCCGAAGCCGTCCGCCGAGACCAGCATCCACGCCGCCATCTACGCCGCCGATCCGCGCTGCGGCGCGGTCATCCACGTGCATTCCCCGCACGCCACCGCCGTCGCCGTGTTGGCGGCCCGCGCCAACCGGACGTCGGTACGGTTCGTCGATCTCGAACTGATCAAGGGAGGTCCTGACCTCCGCGTGGTGGAACGACGCGGATGCTGTGGCGGGCGACGTGCGCGGTGCGGGTTCCGCGAGTGTCGTCATGCGCCTGTTGACGCAGGACGCCCCGTTGGGCCTCACGACACGCTATGCCTCGCGAGACGTATTCGTCGACACGCTCGGCCAGATACCACGAGGCGCCCTGATCGAAGTGGATCTGGCCAGTGCGAGCCTGCAGTCGGGCACCGCTGAGACGGACGATCGCCGCATGGCCCAGAGCTACGTCTTCGGGGCGGGAGCGCACCGCTGCCCCGGGGACCGCTTGGCGATGCTGGAGGCGCAGGCCTACCTGGACGGGCTCCTCACCCTGGACGCTTCCGAGTACGCCCCCGTTGCCGCGGCCGAACCGCGGCCGTCGACGTTCCGGCACCTGCCCTGGCAGGCACTGGAACGGACGACGAAGTCGGGCGCGGGCACTCCCGGTGGGAGAAGCATCGCGGATGCATAGAATTGTGGTCGGTACTGCCGGACCAGCACATTTTCCGAACTTCCAGTATCTGGTTGGGGACCCTGCGACAGGCCATGCGGTGGTCGTGGATCCGGCATGGGACAGCAAGAGCATCGCCCGAAGAGTTCACCGTGAGGGTTGGAGTCTCCAGGCGGTGCTGCTGACGCACTCGCATTCTGATCACGTCAACGGAGTCGCCGAGCTGGTGGGCCTCCTGCCGGCTCCGGTCTACCTGTCCGGTAACGAAGCCGCCTTCTACGGCTGCGACCAACCGGGGATGGTGCACGTCCGCGACAGCGAGAGCCTGGCGGCTGGCTCCATCGAGGTGAGTGTGCTGGAGACACCCGGCCATACGGTGGGCTCGTCCTGCTTCCGCATAGGCGACGCTCTCTTCGCTGGCGACACGCTGTTTCCCGAAGGCATAGGTTTCACGCACTTCGATGGAGGCTCCGCCACAGACCTCTACGACAGTGTGCGGCGGTTGGAACCAGGAGGTCTCCGAGGACGTCCGGGTCTATTCCGGACACCGGTACCGACGCGGCCCCGGGCTGACCTTCGCAGAGCTTCGGCGGCTCAACGTCTATTTCCACCTGTCCAGCCGGAGGGAGTTCGTCGAGTTCGCCAACAGGCGGACAGTGGCGACGTCGCACGATCGGCTTCTGGGCAGAACGTCAACGACACGCCCCGAGATTCTTGGGTTGACGTGGAGTGATGGCGTCTCGCTCGGTGCGTGACCACACGGGTTCGCATCAGACGTCACTCGCGGTGCAGGACCAGGCCGTACCCACCCTCGCGGGGATCTTGCTCTGGACCAAACCGTGATGCGACAGCTGGTTCCTAGGCATCGTTCCTGCCCCAGTCGCCGAGTGCGACGATCGCCTCGCGCAGGGCGAGCCCGCGATCGGTGAGCGCATAGGCCCGCGTGTTGTGTCGAAGGGGCAGGCGGAACAGCACGCCAGCCGCTTCCAGCTCGCGCAGGCGTGTCGCGAGCATGTTCGTCGGAGCACCGAGGTCGCGCTGCAGATCGCCGTAGCGTTGTGGCCCGTCGAGCAGCCGTTCCACGATGAGAAGGGCCCACCGTGCTCCGACGATGTCGAGGGCCGCGGCGAGGTCGCTCACGCGGTCGGATCGGCGTCCGCCTTCATCCAGAACGGTGAGTAGTGGTAGCCGTCGGGGTCGTCGAATTGGCGCTGGTACATGAAGGGGTAGTCGTCGGTGTCACCGATCCGCCCGCCGGCCGCGCCGGCGCGGTCAACCAGCTCGTCGACCGCCTCGCGGCTGCCCAGGTTGAACGAGACCGTGACCTTCGAGGGCGTGTCAGGTCCACCGACCAGCTCTTCGACTCCGCCGACGCTCGCGTACATCTCGCGGCTGCCGAGCATGACGTACTGCTCGGGCGCGATCGCGAAGCACGACACATTGTGGTCGGACATCTCGGTGTTCAGGGTCCAGCCGAGGGCCGTGTAGAAGGCGGTTGCGCGCTCGACGCTCTCGACCGGGCAGGTGATGAAGAGGCTCATGCGGGCCATGCTTGCAAAATGCAAGTGGTCTGTCAAGGGGCATCCGTCCCGCACAAGGGCCGGGTAGTGCCTGCGTCCCACACCACGGTGTCGCCGTGGGCGCCCGGGTCGTCGACGAGGCGCCGCGATGGCGTTCATGACCGCTTCGAACTGGGGCGCGTCGCCGGCTTGGCCGTCAGCGCGGCCGTGGACGCGGTGGCCGCCGCCGTCAGGGATGTTGCCGGGTTTCTTGATGTCGACGTGGACCCGGTCGCCGGGGGCGCCGTGACCCGGCGACCAACGGCTCCTTACCGTCGTTCAGGGCACGCCGCTGCTGCGCCGATCGCCGGCCCGGCCGTGGCGCGTTTCCGTCAGTCGCAGGGCGGCCGGTACGGCAGGCTCGGCACGTAGCGGGCCCATTGCTCGGGGCTGATCGGGTCGCCGACGCTGGCGCAGATCCGCCCAACCGCCCGCGCCGGATCCACGTCCCAGAAGTCGACGCGGCCATCGCCGCTGTTGACGGTGAGTTGCCGGCCGTCCGGGGTGAAAACGAGCTCAACGTCGCCCAGGCTGGTCTCTTCAAACGCGAAAGCACCGCGCAGGACCGGCCGGCCCGGGTCGGCGACGTTCCACAGCTCCACGCGGCTCACCCCGGCGACCTCCGTCTCGAACGCGATCGTCAGACCATTCGGACTGAACTCCAGACCATGCGGCGCGCCGCCCGTGCGAACCACCGACGGCGGGTCGACGAGCCGGTCGGCATCGACCCGCCAGGTCCACAGCGTTCCGGTGGTGTCGCCGGCCATCAGCAGCCGACCGTCGGGGCTGAAGGCACCGTTGGCGAGGATGGACCGGGCGGTCAACTGCCGCACGGGGCCGACCATCGGCCGACGTGGGTCGGAGAGATCCCATGTTAGGAGAGCGTTGTTGCCGAAACCCGCGAGCAGTCTGCCGTTTGGGGAAAAGCTGGTGTCCCAGACCTGGCCGGGCAGCGACGCGATTCGTTGCGGGCGGACGGGATCGGTGATGTCGAACAGCTTCACGGAGGGCGGCCTGGTGATGCTGGAACTGAACTCCGCGTTGTCTACCACGGCGAGCAGCCGTCCGTCAGGGCTGAACCTCATCTCGATCGCGCCGTTGTCGAGGTCGGTGATGGTGGCGACCGGATCGGCCAGCAGGCTTTCGGTGCGCCGCAGTTGCACGGCGACGAGCTTCCCCACTGGCTCGACAGTCGCCATAAGGGTGCCGTCCGGTCTGAGCGCCAGGCCGCCGCCCTGCGCCGGGCCGACGCCGGGGATCTGCCCGAGCAGTGTGACGGGCGAGTCCTCGCCGATCCGCCACACCTGGGTCCCGGGGGCACCGGCGAGCGCGATGAGGCTGGGATCCGAGCGGCTGAAAGCCGTAGACGTGCGGAAGCCGCCCGGCGTCTCCGCCAGACTCATCCGTGTCCCCGGCCGCCACGGGTTCGCGGCGTCCCAGACCTGTACGCCGTTGCCCGTGGCCTGGAGCAGTTGCCAGCCGGCCGGAGAACGGCGCAAAGCCGGGGCGGCGCCGACCGACGCCTTGACCCGGCCCGCCGCCACATACTGGGCCGGCCGGCCGGAATTCGGGGCAACGAACCGGTAGAGGCGGGTTCCGTTTCGGCTCCCGACAGCCACCACCTGGTCACCCGCGCCGAATGTGAGCCCGACGATCTCCTCGCTCGAGAGTCCGCCTGCTATCGCGAGCCGCCGGGGGCGATCGGGCGGGCGCACGTCCCAGACGGCGGACTTCGCCGGGTCGTCGCCGCTGGGCGCGACCAGGTAACGACCGGCGGCATCGAAGGCGACCCGGCGGGTCCACACCCGTTTGTCAAAATCCTGGTCGCTGGTGTCCGCCGGGTTCCGGCGCACCGGCGCCGCCGGCACCTGCGACAGCAGGGTGAGGCGAGCGGGATCGGCGACGGACCACATTTTCAGCTTGCCGTCGTCGCCCGCGCTGGCCAGTGTCCGGCTGTCCGGGCTGAACGCCAGCGAGTCGGCCCATCTCGGGTGGGCGACCAGGTCGGGTAGCCGGGTCGGCGCCCCGGCTGAGGCGAGCCGCCACAGCGCGATCCGCCCGGAACCGAGCGCAGCGGCGAGCAGCCGGCCGTCCCGGCTGACCGCCAAGGCGTTGACGGTGGACTCCGGCACCGGTTGAACCGCGACTCTGGTGACGGTGGCCGGATCGGTCAGCCGCCAGATCGCGACGACCTCGCCCTTGGCCGGCTCGTCGTACAGCGACGCGGCGAGCAGCCCGCCGTCCGCTGCCAGTGCGATTGCGCCGACCTGTTTGTCGTTCAGGTCGGTGACCTCGCTCCGGCGGCCGTCGGTCAGCCCACGGAGCAGCAGTTGCCGGCCCGTGGACAGGGCCAGCACGGATCCGTCGCCGCCGAGCGCGAGGTCGTGCGCGGGCTGCTCGGCGTTGAACACGCCGGGCGTCTCCTGGGCCGCGTAGACCGCTCCCGCGCCAATCGAGCTGTCGACGCCGTAGGCGATCAACGCAAGCTGCTTGGACAGCCCTGGCTGGCTCTCCCGCTGGCTCTCTGCCTCGGACACGAGGAGTCTCGTCAGGGCGATGTCGCGCTGGTCAGCCGCCCGCCGCTGGAAGGCCAGCGCGCCGACGCCACCGGTCACCGCCAGCAGTAGCAGCACCACCAGGCCGGCTACCACTGCCCGCCGCGCACGGGCGGCACGCTCCTCGTACCGGCGGGACGCGGCGAGGAACTCCGCCAGCGCCGGGGGAAGCTCCACCGCCTGCGGGGTCGCCGCCGCCCGCTCGCGCACCGCCCCGAGTCTGGTGCCACGGTAGAGCAGCGACGGGTCCCGGCCCGAGCGCCGCCAGCCTTCCGCGTCGGCGGTCAACTGCTGACGGGTACGTAGCCAGTCCCGGTCGGCGTCGATCCATCCCCATAGCAAAGGCCAGCCGTGCAGCAGCGCCTCATGGCTGATCCGTACGGTGTCCCGGTCGAGGGTGACCAACCGGGCCTCGGCGAACCGGGCGAGCGCCAGGTCCGCGGCGAGGCCCCCGGGCACCCCGTGCAGCAGCGCGCCCCGGTCGACGGGGCGGGCCGTATCCATCGCCTCGTCGTCGATGTGGACCAGCCGGGGCAGCATCCAACGGGTCGCCTCGCGTCCGGCGTCGTCGAGTGCCGTGTACGTCTGATCGGCCGTGACGGCGAGGGCTTGGGCAACGCCGCCCGTGGCCCGGTAACCGGCGACGGTCAGCCGGGTGCCCTGCCGCCGCTGCCAGGTCGCCCAGAGGGTGTGGGCGAGCAGCGGGAGCATGCCGGCGTGCGGCTGGCGAAACGAGCTCGCGCCCAGCTCGTGCAGGACCAGGTCCGCCAAGCCGTCGTCCAGGACCCACCCCGTCGCGGCGGCCGGCTGCTCGATGGCGGCGCGCAGATCGGCGAA
It contains:
- a CDS encoding RNA 2'-phosphotransferase, yielding MDRERLVRLSKRMSKALRHDPDRAGLVLDPAGWTPVDALLAALRIERAELDAVVAGNDKQRFAVERGADGVLRIRANQGHSVPVDLGLPPATPPDRLYHGTGAGALESIRATGLHRGGRHHVHLSADSETAHWVGARRAGRVVILTVDAATMAADGHVFHRSANGVWLTDAVPARYLLD
- a CDS encoding carbon-nitrogen hydrolase family protein, with the translated sequence MPGLRIALANVEIPTSPEDSVTRAEHAVRAAAEAGARIVCFPEAYVPGYPWPPRTRKPVTAEFLAAAHERIARVAGESRIHVVLGTERYVSDKPRLTALVLGPDGDVVGHQDKVQLDPDEDATYEPGAGRRVFDVDGVRFGITICHEGFRYPETVRWAVRNGAQLVFHPHYNEAEPGSFQPTEFADPRNSFHEKAFLCRAAENACYVAAVNCASPGSPTTSAVVGPDGTLLDFQPYGTPGLLVCDIDPTAASPLLAQRLRTTP
- a CDS encoding nuclear transport factor 2 family protein, with the translated sequence MTDFRAAVEAGDLDAIEASLADNVVFRSPVAFKPYPGKAITVAIVRGVLRVFEDFRYVRELSGEGGRDHALVFEARMGDVAVEGCDFLHLDESGLIDELTVMVRPLSAAQTLAAAMAAQFEQIQREATTG
- a CDS encoding helix-turn-helix domain-containing protein, whose amino-acid sequence is MDVVPRSVAIAATDGMLHFELALAYEVFGSPPDAVPGPWYDVSVCGTRPARVGRFLLEPDGDLADLARAGTVIVPAVADVDADPPADLVAAVREAHRAGARMVSLCTGVFVLAAAGLLDGLRATTHWAHTEQLAARHPRVTVDPDVLYVDNGEVLTSAGKAAAMDLCLHLVRRDHGSAVANIVARRLVVPPHRAGGQAQFVTTPVPVRDDHPLADLMPWAMRRLDQPLTVADLARQANLSTRHLTRQFHAVTGTTPLRWLLTQRIRRAQELLENTDDGVDAIAAAAGMGTATTLRRHFQRSVGVPPDTYRRTFRA
- a CDS encoding saccharopine dehydrogenase NADP-binding domain-containing protein, giving the protein MSGIVWGTSFRTLVATIRPDQDLWQWITSRHGELDMATVGNIAVYGAYGHTGRFVVAELRRRGLVPLLLGRDRDRLLALAQDHPGAEARPASVDDPASLDRALDGAEAVINAAGPFASTAGPVVEAALRASIPYVDVAAEIEANLDTFAHHAERARAAGLLVVPAMAFFGGLGDLLATAAMGDWTAADEVHVAYGLTSWHPTGGTLASGAVSTQRRGGRRLRFTGGRLRHHDDALPTLEWPFPAPLGPRPVLGEFTMADVVTIPSHLAVSEVRTYMTTRAAADLGSSEPTAPTAVDEWGRSAQTFVVDVLVRSGGTERRLAATGQDIYAVSAPLAVEAVDRIRTGRARTTGVVSAGAAFDAVDFLGALSTHLTVHRPADV
- the mtnA gene encoding S-methyl-5-thioribose-1-phosphate isomerase, which produces MTASGTRSSGTPRATDRPAHFGTSAMEEQFMQRSVDWEPGCVVAVDQTTLPHEMTVLHMTSIDQIITAIQRLAIRGAPALGLAGGLGVALSAHLRSVDDNVDHAAVRADAELLAAARPTAVNLRWGVDRALGRLADGPDAVLQEALDMISEDERTNRAAATRAAALIREVSPRRPLHVLTHCNTGRLATGGWGTALGAIRELAAGRDLGSVLATETRPLLQGARLTVWELAEAGIPHRLCIDSAAAAAMARGLVDCVIVGADRIAANGDTANKIGTYALAVAAARHDIPFVVVAPESSVDVTTPHGDDILIEDRPADEVLEISGAQIAQPGTAVYNPAFDVTPIDLITAIVTEDRIIRPTRTGDTPPIRHAAAHLAREARELYLRGWLEGTSGNLSTRLDDATILVTTSGRSKGRLTESDTVPVSVRTGTPVRADGPKPSAETSIHAAIYAADPRCGAVIHVHSPHATAVAVLAARANRTSVRFVDLELIKGGPDLRVVERRGCCGGRRARCGFRECRHAPVDAGRPVGPHDTLCLARRIRRHARPDTTRRPDRSGSGQCEPAVGHR
- a CDS encoding helix-turn-helix domain-containing protein, with the protein product MSDLAAALDIVGARWALLIVERLLDGPQRYGDLQRDLGAPTNMLATRLRELEAAGVLFRLPLRHNTRAYALTDRGLALREAIVALGDWGRNDA
- a CDS encoding VOC family protein — its product is MTDHLHFASMARMSLFITCPVESVERATAFYTALGWTLNTEMSDHNVSCFAIAPEQYVMLGSREMYASVGGVEELVGGPDTPSKVTVSFNLGSREAVDELVDRAGAAGGRIGDTDDYPFMYQRQFDDPDGYHYSPFWMKADADPTA